The Buteo buteo chromosome 23, bButBut1.hap1.1, whole genome shotgun sequence genome contains the following window.
TGGCTTTCTGAAGTGCATTCATCTGGGCCTGCTTCACCTCTTCTGATGCAGTTCTGTGAAACTTGCTAACCCTAACTGCGTTGTCTCTCACTGTCTCTGTACTACAGTCCCACTGTGCCATAAATCAAGGAGTGCTGCTAAAAGCACAGCTATCTTGCTCATAAAGGCCCTGAGCCCCAGGGACGGGAGTGAAGAAGTTCTGTACATGTTTGACTTGTTCTTGTCCTTGGGGTATCTGCTTTGGGAGAAAGGCTGTGAGGATAGATTGTTCTCTGGTCTGGCTCCATCTGGCTGCCCTTTTATTTTGGTTTCCCTTGTGCGTGCTCTCCCCACACATCTCTGTAGAAGAGAGAAGTAACCTATCTTCAGAGTCGTGTCTGGAACTGGATGGTGGTTGGGCAGTGTCTGGTCAGTTTGTGGTGGAGGTGCTGCATCAGTGCCTCTCCTGTGGAGACTTTGAGCCACTTCCTATGTCTTCTGCCATGGTTTCTCCAGGGCCCTTGCTGGGAGCCATCACCTCACGCTCATGTTTCCCCTCCCTTCCAGAGAACTTCACGCTGCTTTCCAGGGTGAGGAATAAGCCCTATGATGTGTTTGGCTGCTGGCTGAATGAAACCAACTTGATATCTGGCAATCTGCATCGGATTGGGCGTATAACCTCCTGTTCTGTGCTGTGGCTGAACAACGCTTTCCAGGTGAGATGCCTTTGTTCCAGCTCCACAGGCAGTGCAGCTTCCTGCTGGCTCCTGGGGGAGGAAAAGCTGTGGAGGAGGTGCAACCAGGGAAGAATGGCCCAGTCCTCCTGTACTCCCTGTTTGTCTTCTCTGACTTGCCCTCAGGATCTTGAGCTTGAGGCAACCCTTGTGTGAGGTTTCTCCATGCTCGGTATTGTGGTACCCATTGCAATATTCTAACTCTGCCCTCAGATTCCATTAACTCTTGCCCCATTAATTAGGATGAGGACTTGAGTGCAGTGCCCTAGAGCATGCGTTGCTCAACAGGAGAGTGGCTGAACCACAACAGGGTTGTTGAGGTCCTTGATAGTATGCAGCTGGGCCTGGGACGGCTGTAGTCTGGCATGTATCTGAGCAGTGGCTGTTCTCCCACTTGGCAGCTCAGTGCGTTGTTCCTGGGAGCTGGAGCTAGCTGAGAGGCtgagctcagccctgcctgtccttgCTGACATACCTGTGGGCCAGTTGATGTCTCTGATGCTGTGACAAGATCTGGAGATCACTGTGTGCTGGCCTTAGACTGCTTGTTTGCTGCTTGTTCATTCTCTGGCACTTGTGCTGCTCAGACATGTTCCTCTTCCATGTTTTGCCTCTGTCTCAATGTCACAGCTGCACATCCTGGcgttttgtgttttttaacatGAATGATTGCTGGCCCTGGGTGGAATCCTCTGGTAGCAGAGATCCTTCCCATAACCACATCTCTGTGCTGCACTGACACTACAGTGTTAACTCTTCTATCTCTGAGAGGTGAGGAAGGACCTTGCCCACTTTGACAGAGGGTGTTGAAGTGCAGCCACAGACTGCCAGAGCAGTTAGGCGGAAAGAGACCTGCTGCTTGTGTCTGGGAGCAGATAACCAGGCTGGTCCTGCTGAGGGGTATAGGCAAAGTCCAAGAGCATGGAGGTCCTCTGCCTCTTCTGCTTGTAGGCCAGTGGGTTGGCACTTCACGCTGCACCTATGTTTATCGCACAGGCCTGTTCCTGAAATTCTTGTAAAGCGCTGAGCAGCACCAGCTAATGACCTCGGGCAGAGGGGTGGCAGCAAAGCTTCCTGGCCTCTATGTTCCCAACTCTGTTGTCATCAGCCTGCAGGAGCTTTTTGTCTTGGTGTGCCTACCTCTAAGATAGGAAGGAGTGCAACAAAGCTGGCCAGCCTCTTGAGCCATTTCTTGTGGTCAGTGCTCCATATAGCAGTGCAAAGAGAGGTTGGTGTGTGCCTGGTGTCCACTGTGCAGGCTCAAGGTCTGGGCAGGCAGCTCTTAGTTTGAGCTGTAGGAGTGACCCTCCAGTGAGGTGGTTCCTGCTTACTTCTCCCTTCTGCTTACAGGGCATAGAGTCTGAGAATGTGAATGTAGTGAAGAGACTGTTCAAAATCCAGAACCTGAATGCCAGCACTATCCGGACTGTGATGGTGGCTGACTGCAGCCGGTATGATTCCCCAGACCTGCTCCTGGACTATGAGGAGCAGCTAGCTGCTTCCTCCACATCCACCTGCCCAGTCTTTGATCTTGGCAGTGacagtgaggaagaggaggccaAGCCGAAGCAGATGCCGGAGCCAGCATTACAGGAATTTCCGGATGACGGGGGTGTGACAGCAGAGGATGGGCTGCAGCAGTTCTTTGATGATATCATGGAGGGCCGTGTGAGGCCTGCCATGACCGAGACAGAGTTGGAGACAAAGGTGGCTGAGCTGTTTGTACGCAACAGAACTAAACCGCCTGAGCTGAACCTGCTCTCCACGGACAGCAACAGCAAGACAAAATACTTAATCTTCACCACAGGATGCCTCACCTACTCCCCACACCAGATAGGTAAGGCTGTGGTCTGAGCCCAGGGCATGCCAGCCTCCCTGGGGGTGTGGGCTGCAGCTCGCTCTGAATTTGAATCTGGAAAAGACCTGTTTTATTTGCTGCCTGTTTGTGGTGAGTGAGTTGCAGTTTTGCTCAGTCTGCTGGATTCTTGATATGTGAGGCTTTTGAGATGCCTCCGGTCACTGAAAGGGGTTCGACACCACAAGCACTTGCCTGAGGGTTGTTTTGTTGCTACCAGGCTTGACACGTGGCCAAACAAGAAAGTCATGGGAAGGGATGAGCAGAAGATCAAAAAGGAGCTCCTGACTTAAGGACATCAGCCATGAGTTGCGCACTAGCGGGTGGTTGGGAAGGGCGGTGATTGCCCTGATAGGAGTGTGTGGAAGGCCCTCAGCCCTGTTGTCTTGTGGGGATGGAGAGGGCATCAGGGCAAGACTAGTTTGAGCAGCTTGAAGTTCACATGTGTGTTGCTTGCACAGTGCCCCTCAACTCTGGGAGAcagagccctgcctgcctctgtgcTTGCCTGCCTGATCCAGGTGATCACCCTGCATCACGTGGCCTTTCAGTCTTGGCAAGACACTTGGGCACTCCTGGTTTGGTACTGAAGAGCCTTCATGGTGGGTTATTAGCTGCCCCAAGGGGTGTTTCCATGGCAAGCTGATGCCAGGCAGCTTGCTGGGCACTCAGCCTCCTTGCTCAGTGGGGTACAAGGGACTGTGGTTGCAGCACAAGCCAGGCAATGGCGCTGCTGGTGACCTTTTTCTGGGTTAGGACTTCCCTTGCTCATCTGGGGCTCTCTTGTTGAGGCACTGGGACTAGCAGAGTCTGAATTTATAAGAAGCTAGTGCAGTGATGAGTAGAAGCAGGTAGACTAGCTGCTTTGCCAAAAGCCCCTGAAAGTAGTAAAGTTCAGTGGAAAGGACCAGACAGATAAGTAGAAatgtggggagggaaggagagctgCTTCCAGGCAAGAATACTCTTCTGTAAAGCCAGACAGTTTCAGTTCCTTTTGCTGCTTGCACAATTACAGCCttgctttcctgctgcaggCTCTTCTAACCTTCCTGTTACTTGGTCCTGCACCAGTACAGCCCAGtaaggcagggaaaggcagtTTCCAAAGCTGTAGGCAACTTGGAGAAGAGTCACTTGATCTTTGCCCACCTAAACTAGGAATGCGACCTGGACTGAGCAtagctctgctctgtgctcctGTCCATGGCTGGGTCCGCAGACTGATGTGGTGGACCTTGACCTGCCTCTGGACAAGTGGCGGGTGGTCTGCCCTGACTCAGCCCTGTAAGCAGTGCTGCATCTTGATCCGCTGGATCAAGCAAGCACTGCCTTGCAGGCTGGGGCCTGCAGCACGCGACGGCAAAGCGTGGTGCAAAGGCAGCGCCTGCCTTTGGACTCCACCGACTTCCAGTGCAGCATCCCAGGGCTGTGGGTTTTGGTGCCTTTGAACTCCAGTGACTAGCTGACTGGTGGCCAGTGCCTGTGGCACAGACTGGCTGTTCAGAGGGACGAACCCCGGCTCAGCTCCTCTTCCAGCCATGAGTCACTGCAAAATGTTAGGTTTGCCCATTGGTTTGTGTGTCAAACCAGCCTTTGTACATCTGCTGTCTGCCCCCAAGGAACTGGTACTTGAAAGAGCTCGCTGTTGTGCTCATCTCTCACCAGGCTGCTGGTGGGAGACatgctcccagctgctgggcATCGGTGCTGTCTTGCCTGATCTGCGGCATGCAAGCACTTCTCCTGCAGGAGTTTCCTTTGAGCTTCTCTCTCCCTTGTGCTGGTGGCAGGCTTGAGTCATGGGCAAAGCTGCCTGTTCTGCTGGCTTGTGCGTGTGGGGGCCACGTAGCTGAGTTTGGAACTGGGAGTGTAGTGCTGCGGAAATGAGGATGAAGATGCTGGTGAGCAGTGCCAGTTGAGTGGAAGAGCAAAGGTCCTGTCCTGAAGTCCTGGGCTGTCCAGGTTCAGATTCAGTGATGTGAAGGGCCTCAGACTTGAGGTGCAGTGTGGTGTCACCCTGACGTTGTTGGTCTGCGGAAGGGGACTAAAATGAAGGGTATTCGGCCATGATTACCTTAGAGGGGTGATGGGATGGGCCATCTTCCAGCTACTCTTGGACCTGCTGAGGATTAAGCCCATGTGTGCCCAAGAGCTGCTGAGGCTCACAGGAGTCCTCCAGGAAGCTGTTGTAGATGGTTTGTGTTTGGGACCTCTGCCTAGAGCTGGAAGGGGACAGGGCTTGACCCATAGCATGTGTCTCATTTACTCAGGAAGTTCAAAAGCACTTGAGCCCAGTTTGGGTTTAAACCCCAGTTCTTGGAGCTTTCTGGGGATGACCCCCACCTGCGCTTGACAGCATTGGGGGAAACacactggctgcagcagggatcTGCTGggccttctccaggctggataTTGAAGGAAGTGGGCCCAGCCCAAGAATTTGTttaggagaaaaacatttctgcagcCAGAGTGTCTCCCAGACCAGCGCAGCTTCCCTGTGCTTCAGAGCACACTGCGAGCTGGGCTTAGAGCGAGGTGTGGCTGTACTGGCTGGGTTGGCAGCTGTGCGCTGGGTATCTCCCTGGCTGGGATTGAATGTACCAGTGTGTCACTTTTGGGCAGTGTCCTGGCCAAAAGCACCACTTGTGAGAGCTTGAAGGAGCCTGGCAAGGACAGCAGCCCTGTCCTGGTCCTCGACTGTAAGCAGCCCGGTTCTTCTTTCTTAGCAGTGCTAAGGGAAGCCCCTTCTTGAAGCCTGGGGACTTCCACCAGCCTTGCtgtctgctggcagcagcctgcagaaCCACCTGATTCTGCTTTCTGTCCCCAAGGGATTAAAAGGATCCTGCCCCATCAGATGACAACTGCTGGGCCGGTGCTTGGTGAGGAGAGGCGCTCAGATGAGTTCTTTGACTCACTGGATCATGTCATCGACATCCATGGGCACATCATTGGCATGGGCCTCTCCCCTGACCACAGGTGAGTGTGGTGGATTGGCAGTGCTGACTTCAGACACTGCAGGGGGTGGGCGACAGCTGCTTTGGGGCTTTGTGGGGTgaacaggagaagaaatgaCTGTAGTGAATGGAGCAGGGTGCCTGCGCAGGCCGCTCTGCTTGTTCATGTCCCATTTATGTCCTAGTGCTGATGGCATGTGTTACCACCtgagcatctccccagatcttGGCAGGAATGCTTTCTTCCCTCTGCGCTGCTGAGCCCAGTTCAGGATAGGGTCAGGCAAGGAGCCTTGTAAGAGTGAAGGAGCTGCCCACACCAATGTGTCTTGTTCCCGAGGCAGATCAATACACCTTAAGGTTGGTTTTAATGGGATTAAAGAGGCTTGACCTAGCCCCTAGGGCCTACCTTCCCAATTGTGGTGGCCCTTCCCTTTCCAAACGTGGCAAGAAGTGTTTCAGCAATGTGTTCCCATGTTTCAGCCTGCATTTTAGTGAGCTGAGCTGCAGGCTTGCTAAGGACCGGAGAAACTGCTCAGTCCCTGCCCCACTTGACTGCACTGCACATTTACAGCTAGGGGCTTGGTGAGCTTCATTGCATGCAGTGAGGTGCAGGGTaacccctctgctcccctccccaaGGTACCTGTATGTGAACAGCCGTGCCTGGCCTCGGGACTGTGTCATCTCTGACCCAATGCAGCCACCACCCATCGCCGAGGAGATCGATCTGCATGTGTTTGACCTGAAGACAATGAAGGAGGTGAAAAGAGCCCTCCGTGCACATCGGGCCTACACACCCAATGAGGAGTGCTTCTTCATCTTCCTGGATGTCAGCAGGGACTTCGTAGCAAGGTCTGTGGTGATGGGGCCAGGCAGGATTCTGACCCTGCGTCTGGGAGGGCCTCGGGGCCAGCACTGCAGGCCAGCTTGTGCAAGCAGGGCTGGTCCATGTGCTGGAAACTCCTGTGTGTTGTGAGCAGAGCAGGAAATGGGAGATTTGTAAAGAGCAGAAGGACTGAATCAGAGGGTGCTGTTAAAGGCTGTCTGCCCTGGTCCTGTTGTGAAATCAGTGAGGAAAGGGGAAATTCTGGGCTGTGGCATGTTTGGCAGCGGGTGGCAAATGCCctccctgggggctgcaggcagcaggtgcTGTGGACTGAGTTGAAGGGGCTCTTCAAACAGCCCTGGGTTCCCAGAAGGAGCTGGCCTGTCCCTGCTGACAGAGCTGCAGATGGAGGCTGGGGCCTTTGGCCAGGCTGGGGCACTTTCTGCCTCCATCTGCGTGGAAGGAAGGGGATTGGGAGTGACAAGTTATCGGGGCTGCTGGGGTGACATCCTGACCGGTGCCTTGTCCACTGCAGTGGGGCAGAGGATCGCCATGGCTACATCTGGGACCGGCACTATAACATCTGTCTGGCAAAACTGCAGCACGACAACGTGGTCAACTCAGTGGCGTTCAGCCCagtggagcaggagctgctcctCACAGCCAGCGATGACACCACCATCAAGGTGTGGCGTTCCCCTCGCACGGTGCGCATCCAGCAGGCCAGGAAGCCGAGGCCCAGGAAACTGCTCTTCTCCTGGCTCATGAACCAGAGAAGCTGAACTCAGGTAcacctgctcctgcagcttccTCACTGCAGCCACCTCCTCTGGAGCTTGCAGAGCTTTGAGCCCTGCACAACAGAGATGAGCTCTGGGCACATGAATCCCATCCGCCGAGTCAGGAGGGATCCCGGTAGTGGGAATTGCTTCCTCCTCGGAGCATCTGCTTCAAAGATGGAACGTAAGAGCTGAGGGCCAGTTCCTGAGCCTGTCGGGCAGCAGCCCAAGCTGGTCACTGCAGGGTAGGCTCCCCACAGCTTCTCACGAACGCTGCTGCTTGGTCACAGCTCTCTCTGGGTGAGCTTTTGTCTCCGAGAACAGGCTGAGGCATGTCTCCAGCATTTGTACTGTGTGAGCCTGGGACATGGCTGACCTCACTGAGAGCTACCGGCTGCAGAGCACTTGGCAGAAGCCATGGTACAGTGCTGTACTGCCTTACTGCAGGACACTTTTAATATAGTAGTTTTATTAATGTTTGTTTGTCCCAAACATCCATGGGCAACTCATCTAGCTGTTGGGTAATGCTGAATGCCTCTTCCCACATGGCATCCTGGCCCCggagggcagcagggactgGAGGGCAGTGAGAAGGCAgtgggggaggcagggctgggggggggttggctgGCATCTCGTGTGGCCCCTGGGGATGCAGCCAGTGCCCTGTTGATGCCTTCTGTTAGCGACTACGTGTTGATGTCACCAGTTTCCAAACTTGAGAGTGGGGAGGGCTGGTGGTAACATGGTGCTGGCTTTGCCTCTGTCTTCCTCAGCTAAGTAGCACTTAAATAAGCTATGGCATCAGTAATGTATTTATTCTAGGGGATCTGCTGTCCCTTCCCAAGGGGGCAGCCATGAAGATGGCTGGTGGTTCTCATGGTCACCTCCTGCCCATGCTAATCAAGTTGTGGCACTTTAGGTTCTCTCGGTATGTTTTCCATGAGTAGGTGAAGGCACCCATGGGTGGCTGCAGGTATTCACCCATGGAGGAGCACAACCCACCTGCCTGAAGTGACAGTTTCAATaagcttccttcctcctgggcTGACTTACTTGCCATGGGTTTGGTGATTAGCTCCCCCTGGGGACCCCTCTGACAGTGGAGCTGACACTTGAAGCAATTACAAGCTTGATGGTGTTTGCTCTGTATCTGTCCCTCAAGcttttctccctgcagcaggTACCCAAATGTAAGAGTCTAAAATGAAGCCCCTAATCTTGACTTGGCCTAGATGGCTGGAGCTGGCAGTGACCCCAGGAGCTGCAGTCACTCCTGGAAGCTGGGCTCTGGGCTGCATCCAGAAAAGAGCTGTGTCCCAGCCAGGGGCCGGAGGAGGCATTTTGGGACTCCCCTGGGAGCACTGGTGGcaattgtctctgccactcACTGCCTTGGGTTGCAGATAGACTTAATGGAGGCAGCAGCTACTGTCTTGATATGCACTGATGGCTTTAACAGCTTCTGTTGCCCTTGGCAGAAGGGTTTGTACCCTCATTCTGCTGTGCCCCAGCAGGTGCCCATGGCTTTATCCAAAACCCTGTACTCAGGTTTTCTGTCATCATAGGACTTCCAGAAACAAGGGAgtccgtgtgtgtgtgcacacaggATCCACATCCAGCGCTCTGTCCAGTCACACAGCAAAGGAACAGCCTCTACCCTCCTCCCCTGAGATtgtgaaatctcttctccctgggctcGGTGTAGTAGTGAGCAAGGCACTGAGGGTTTATGTTTGTACCAAGTTCTGCTCTTCACTATGCCATTGAATAAATATTCTGCTAAAGCATCTCTGCAAtgtgagtttgtttttttctgagtgctGTTCTACTGAAGCAGAACTGAGGCCAGAAATGTCATGGTGCTGTGCCTACAGCTGCTGGAGCACTGCAGAAGTAGCTGACCAAGTTGTAGTTACCTGCCCTGGGCTGTGGAGTGCAGGCAGAAAGCTGtgaaacaacaggaaaagaggagagaggcagagaatTGCTCAAATCTTCTTTGTTCTCATGGAGGAGGACAGGacagccctggggcaggggagcagcaggTCATAGCAGCCTTGGCAAAGTGCTTCTCTGCCAAGACCAAGTACTGCAGGCTCCAGGATGGGCCAGGGCCTAGAGCATCTGGCTTCTCTGTGTCTCTCCTTGATTTCTAGATTTTTCAAGCACTAACAGACACTGACTAGGTAAGTGGAAAGCAAGCATTGTGGCCAGTCCTGTCCTGGTGGTAGGAattcctgtgctgcagcagcatcaccAGCTGCAATGCTGATGTCTCCTTATAGCCTTTTGCTATCTTGGTCCATTGTGCAGCAGCTGTATGGAGGTGGATCTGGCTGCTCCTTGGAGGGGACAGACCCCCTTGAGTACCCCTCATATTTGTCTCCTCTACAGCCATGCAGGTAgaggcagctgtgctgctgttccCCAGCATGGGCCGAGTCCCTTGGCTGGTGCTACAGCTATGGAGGGGCAGGACAGGGCCTCCTGCGGGGAcaggaggagcagcacaggCACTTGGCTCCCAAAAACAACTAAGAACCACCAGCCTGTCCTAGAGgagctcagcagctgctttaTTATCCAGTACCCAGGAACATGAGTGTAATGTGTTGGCTTTGCCTTTCCAGTTGTTCTGCAggtcctctctgctgctgttggtAAAGCTGGCCCAGCACCACTGTGCCTGCTCTGAAGAGCTCTGCGGCCCCTGGCATGTGTGAAgctccagcagccaggctggggtcAGGTCACTCCTTCCCTGCCTGATCTGGCACCCCTTGTTTGGAAGCTGCAGTGGTGGTGCTGAgcagacacacaccccccccccaaagggcTGCAGCATTactgcagggaggcagcagctggggaaagctCCCAGCACAGAAATAACCCCCACAACCCCCGAGGTgatcctgccctgctcctcttCCATCCCGTGCAGTGCTGGTGCCCCAGCAGCCCATACATTGGACAACACTGATGCTCTTCAAACAGCTTTTATTAGTGGTTTTTGACCATACTACattgtcaaggaaaaaaaaaaattacttcatagTACCAGGCTGAGATGGGTGTTCTCCGATAGTTGTggtcaaaatggaaaaaaaagaaaaaaaccacaaaaaaatccagcGGTGGCTTGTGCCAAGCGTCCATCCATATGCCagccaggctggcagagctctgcccaGAAAGGTACTGtacccctgcctgcagcacatgGGCTGCTACAAGGGACATGCACTACAATTACTCCTGCAAGCTCCAGAGCtgctaaaaaaatgaaaaaggcagtGCCAGATCTGCTTCTCCTCGGCTACGTGGTGAGGGAAGGGAAACACCGCAGCAAGTAAAAGCTGCTGTCGCAGGGGCTCGCCTGTTGTGCCATACCCCTGCCATCCAGTACCCCTCTCCAATGGCAGCACAGCTGCGGTGCCCCGATCTTTGCTCACAGCACAGACTCTGCAGGCAGGAAGGGTCCTGCCACCCCTCACCCACCTCCAAGAAGAGCTGAGGGGGCAGCAGCAAGacagggtgcaggcagctgcccagccccactctgctctgcagggggGGCTGCTCCAGGTGGACACACACCCACTGACCATCTGCCCTTGGGAAGAAATGGGCAGGCCCCTGCCTGCACCACAGCCCTCCTCTTTTCACAGACTCACAGCAGCCATGCCAGGTttcccagcccaccctgctgcagccaccctGCCTGGCTCACCCATGGCTGCTGTGCTGACCCTGGCTGCACTGGCACAGGCTCCTGTCCCCCTCCTCCCGCTGAAACAGCAGGCTGCCTCTGGCCATGGCCTTTGCACACACGAGGTATGATACCCACACGGAGTCTCcaaaggggggtggggggtgccaAAGGCTGTCCCAGAACCCAtccacaggcagggacagacCCTAGGCCAGCAGAGCACCCTTGGGTGCAGGAGGTTCTGCTTGGGTCAGGGTCCAGCTCAGCTACCCACCAGCCTGCAGAAGGACATCAGGCACCCCCTGAGCTCCTCAGGCAGCAGTGGGGACACCCTGAACCACCGCAGGAGCAGGCAGTCAGGGCAGCACCACTGAGCAGGGGGACAGGCAGACCTCGCAGGGCTCCCTGGGCCCTGGCTGGGTCGCAGCTCCTCTTCACTGATGGCGTCCCGGGCACTGCTGGGGTGGCCGTGCCGGAGCAGAGGTGGAAGCAGACCACAGGCGGGGTGGGCTCTGTGTCCATCAGGCCAGAGCTGGGtgccaggcagggagctgctggttCCTGCCCCCCAGAGGGGCTTCAGGCCTTCCTCCACCACAGCCTCGTGTCCCCTGGGCCCACCAACAGCTCCCTGCCGAGGATGATCCATGATGGCCAAGAGCAAGAAGAGGGTGACCACTCTGCAGCCTCActgcctccctcccagcctgagGAACAGCACAGGAGCTGGACAGGATCCTGGATTATTATTGCAAGGTAGGGTCAGCAGCCAACTCCTGTGACCAACAAAACCTCTCCTAGGGCACATTTGGATGCTGACACAGGTGCGGGAAGCACAGGCAGAGAAGGCCTTCAGAGTCCAGCCTAGCTAACTGCCCATCCAGTTACTCATGGCCACAACAAAACAACTCCAGAGGGACCAGCCAGCCACAACACAGTAACATGGCAGCGGTTTCTTCTCCAGAGACCTTCTTGTGGGTGCTGAACACTTGCTGCCCAGAAGGCGCCAGGAGCCCAGGGACAGAAAGGGGACAGCAAATTTCACTCGGGGACCTCTTCAGCCACGCCAGGTCCTACCCAGGTGGCTGCAGGCTCAATGAGGGGCTGAGCAGAGAAAATGCTCCAGTGTGCAATGACCAGGAACCGGCAGGCATGCTGTTCCCAGAGCCAAGGGAAGGACAGGGTAAAGCTGCCGCTGGTGGGCAAGGCAGGCCCTCGGGGAGAGCAGGGACTGGCCAGCAGTTGCCCACCACACAGGTGGACAAGAGACAGGCGATGTCCATCAGTGCCACAGCCAGAGAGGTGAGAGTGCCCATGCAGATAGATGGCGGCAGCATGGTTGCAGACAgcggcagagctgcagccataCCTGCTGGAGAGGGCCCTGGCAAAGCTGGTGCACCtgcgctgctgcagctgccctgtgATGGGGATGAAAGCCAGCTCAGGAACATCTGTGTGAGTAAAGATAGCTTCCAGCACCCCTACTGTTCGGCCCACTGCTGATCAGGCACAGCCAGGCAGAGAATGGCAGGGTCTGGCTAAAAACCTGCCTGGGGCTCTCAGGGTTCAAGGGGCTGACATCCTGCACCAAGCCCTGCATCATGCTCCTCTCCCAGGACAGGACAGGCAGTCTCCAGGGGAGATTCACTTCTCTTTCACTACGGGCATTGCTGGTTCTGtcccatgctccctcccaggcaGCAGGTACTGGCTGCCCCATCCTGTGCTCCCAGCACACTGCTCAGAGCACAAACCACCCATCAAACACACAGCGAGGGCCAGGCTCAGGGCACCGCTCCCCTGCCTGCCACGCAGCTCGGCTCAGTGCTCCTCTCTGAAGACACCAATGGCACCAAAACAGTGGCAAACCAGTTCGCATCTCTCTCACCCAGCTTGCACCAAGTCT
Protein-coding sequences here:
- the FBXW5 gene encoding F-box/WD repeat-containing protein 5 isoform X1, whose amino-acid sequence is MDAGGGPLLPDSVLYEIFLYLDHVDVLSAGLVCRQWHAVARDEFLWKELFYRYYRISREVPRHPAAVSWYDEFQRLYDTIPCVEVQALKEHNDQVLHLSFSHSGCLFASCSKDCTVKIWSNELDISLQHSSNMRPYNWSYTQFSQFNSDDSLLLVSGVFVGPHNSSSGEIAVISMENFTLLSRVRNKPYDVFGCWLNETNLISGNLHRIGRITSCSVLWLNNAFQGIESENVNVVKRLFKIQNLNASTIRTVMVADCSRYDSPDLLLDYEEQLAASSTSTCPVFDLGSDSEEEEAKPKQMPEPALQEFPDDGGVTAEDGLQQFFDDIMEGRVRPAMTETELETKVAELFVRNRTKPPELNLLSTDSNSKTKYLIFTTGCLTYSPHQIGIKRILPHQMTTAGPVLGEERRSDEFFDSLDHVIDIHGHIIGMGLSPDHRYLYVNSRAWPRDCVISDPMQPPPIAEEIDLHVFDLKTMKEVKRALRAHRAYTPNEECFFIFLDVSRDFVASGAEDRHGYIWDRHYNICLAKLQHDNVVNSVAFSPVEQELLLTASDDTTIKVWRSPRTVRIQQARKPRPRKLLFSWLMNQRS
- the FBXW5 gene encoding F-box/WD repeat-containing protein 5 isoform X3, with the translated sequence MDAGGGPLLPDSVLYEIFLYLDHVDVLSAGLVCRQWHAVARDEFLWKELFYRYYRISREVPRHPAAVSWYDEFQRLYDTIPCVEVQALKEHNDQVLHLSFSHSGCLFASCSKDCTVKIWSNELDISLQHSSNMRPYNWSYTQFSQFNSDDSLLLVSGVFVGPHNSSSGEIAVISMENFTLLSRVRNKPYDVFGCWLNETNLISGNLHRIGRITSCSVLWLNNAFQGIESENVNVVKRLFKIQNLNASTIRTVMVADCSRDSEEEEAKPKQMPEPALQEFPDDGGVTAEDGLQQFFDDIMEGRVRPAMTETELETKVAELFVRNRTKPPELNLLSTDSNSKTKYLIFTTGCLTYSPHQIGIKRILPHQMTTAGPVLGEERRSDEFFDSLDHVIDIHGHIIGMGLSPDHRYLYVNSRAWPRDCVISDPMQPPPIAEEIDLHVFDLKTMKEVKRALRAHRAYTPNEECFFIFLDVSRDFVASGAEDRHGYIWDRHYNICLAKLQHDNVVNSVAFSPVEQELLLTASDDTTIKVWRSPRTVRIQQARKPRPRKLLFSWLMNQRS
- the FBXW5 gene encoding F-box/WD repeat-containing protein 5 isoform X2; its protein translation is MRCGWDDSGCVISLAETLELCGVEDIIFTRGSLTRLVHFRPPGATAVSWYDEFQRLYDTIPCVEVQALKEHNDQVLHLSFSHSGCLFASCSKDCTVKIWSNELDISLQHSSNMRPYNWSYTQFSQFNSDDSLLLVSGVFVGPHNSSSGEIAVISMENFTLLSRVRNKPYDVFGCWLNETNLISGNLHRIGRITSCSVLWLNNAFQGIESENVNVVKRLFKIQNLNASTIRTVMVADCSRYDSPDLLLDYEEQLAASSTSTCPVFDLGSDSEEEEAKPKQMPEPALQEFPDDGGVTAEDGLQQFFDDIMEGRVRPAMTETELETKVAELFVRNRTKPPELNLLSTDSNSKTKYLIFTTGCLTYSPHQIGIKRILPHQMTTAGPVLGEERRSDEFFDSLDHVIDIHGHIIGMGLSPDHRYLYVNSRAWPRDCVISDPMQPPPIAEEIDLHVFDLKTMKEVKRALRAHRAYTPNEECFFIFLDVSRDFVASGAEDRHGYIWDRHYNICLAKLQHDNVVNSVAFSPVEQELLLTASDDTTIKVWRSPRTVRIQQARKPRPRKLLFSWLMNQRS